Genomic segment of Cronobacter dublinensis subsp. dublinensis LMG 23823:
AACACCCGCACTTCACCCTCTTCTTCAAGACGATCGGCGAGGTAGCTTGACGCCCCGCCCGCGCGGGCGCGGCCTTCAATTTCGAAACGCACGACGCCGACGGTAATGTGGACTTCGTTTTCCACTTCCGCCTGCGACGAGGCGATGGAATAGAGGCGCGGCGTCAGCGGGCGCAGCAGGCCGATAAGCTGCCCGGCCTCAAGCTGCGCCGGCGCGAAACGGACCATATCAACGATGGGCGTCGAGGCGGCGTAGTGTTGCAGCTTCGCTTTATCGCCCACTAACGGCAGCAGCGTTTCGCTGCGGGTCAGCGTGGCGTAATTCTCAACGATGGCGGCGGTGTTGACCGTCAGTTCAAAGTGCCACTGGAGCGCTTCGCTGAGCGTCAGCGTTTTGCCGTCCACCGTGACCGTCTCGTCACCCTTCAGCCATAACAGCTCAAGCAGCTCCTGCACCAGCGCCGGATCGTTCTGATACCAGACGCCGAGCGCATCGCCCGGCTGATAGCGCAGCCCGGCGTCGCCGAGATCGATTTCAATATGGCGCACATCTTTTTGTGAATGGCGCCCCGTGATTTTCTGATTCACCGAGAGCGTCGCGGTGAGCGGCGCTTCTTTAGTGTAAGGCGTGGAATCGACAAGATTCACCGCGCCGCTGGAAGTAAACGCCGCCTGGGACGGGGTTTCTTTCGGCACGCGCGCTTTCAGGACATCCACCACGCGCTGGCGCCACGCCTGAGCGGCGGCCTGGTATTCGACATCCGCATCGACGCGATCCAGCAGGCGCTCGCCGCCAAGCTCCGCAAGACGGGTATCGAAATCTTTCCCGGCCTGGCAGAAGCGCTCATAAGAGGTATCGCCAAGTCCAAAGACCGCGAACGCCGCGCCTTCAAGCTTCGGCGCTTTTTTCGACAGCAGGAATTTGTGCAGCGCGACCGCTTCTTCCGGCGGATCCCCTTCCCCCTGTGTAGAGGTGACGATGACCAGCAGTTTTTCCTGGGCGATTTGTTTGAATTTATAGTCGCCCGCGTTCACCAGGTTCACATTAAGTTGCGCAGCCAGCAGATCGTCGCGCAGCGCTTCGGCGACGCGGCGCGCGTTGCCGGTCTGGGAGGCGGAGATAAGCGTAATGACCGACGCAGGCGCCGCGGGCGTTTGCACCACCGCCGCACCAGGCTGTTGGTTAACCATTCCCCAGAAGTAGCCCGAAAGCCAGGCCAGCTGCGTGGGGGTGAAATCATGCGTCGCCGTCTGAAGGCGAGCCAGCTGCTCCGGGCTGAGCGGGAGCAACGCGTTCGGTGGGGCCTGAGTCGTCATGCGTCGTTATGTTCCAGTAGCAAAGCTGTTTTTCAGTGCAAAAACAGAAGAGAAAGTAAGGGTAACGGCGGCAAGAATAACAATTAAAGAAGGGATGGAAATAATTAATAACCAAACGGACTAACCGCTTTTATCTATAAGCGTAAACGCAAAAACAGGTTAAATAAGGCATTGATAATGATAGGGTTTAAAACCAGGGACGCGGCATTTTACGCGGTTACCGCTTACGACGGTTTTAGTTAATGCTAAAAACGGTCAATTCCGGTACTATGCGGCGGTTTTTTTAGCAAGACTGAGACTGCGTAATGCCTACCACCCTGTTTAAAGATTTTATCTTCGAAGCCGCTCACCGACTGCCCCACGTTCCCGAAGGCCATAAATGCGGCCGCCTGCACGGACACTCCTTTATGGTGCGCCTGGAGATTACGGGCGAGGTAGACCCGCATACCGGCTGGATCATCGATTTCGCCGAGCTGAAAGCGGCGTTTAAACCGATTTACGATAGCCTGGATCACTATTATCTGAACGATATCCCCGGCCTTGAAAATCCGACCAGCGAAGTGCTGGCGCGCTGGATTTGGGATCAGATGAAGCCCCGTATGCCGCTGTTGAGCGCGGTGATGATTAAAGAGACCTGCACCGCCGGTTGCGTGTATCGCGGCGAATAAGGTTTAGTAGTATCTGTTGGCAAGTGGCGTTTTGCTTACCCGCCGCCAATCACGCATAAAAAAAGGAGCCGTTGGCTCCTTTTTTTATGCAATATTCAAATACTTGTGCGTCTGCATCGACAATCGCCAGTTGCGGGCGATACAAGTCTCAATGCACAAACGCGTCGCGTCTTCTTTCTGGCTTATCGGCTGAAGCGCAATCACGCGCTGTCTCTCGTCATGCAGACGCGCCAGCAGTTCATCCAGCGCCTCGATATCACGCACGCGCCCTACCGGGTGCTTGATTTCATCAGCGCGCATCAGCGCCTGATCCAACACCTCGTAACCGCCGCGCATGTTCACTTTCGGCGACACGGTCACCCAGGTGCCGGTGGTGCAGCGCACTTCATGGGTGCCGCTGGTTTCAATCTGGCAGCTAAAACCGTGCGCTTCCAGCAGCTCGGTTAACGGCAGCAGGTCGTGAATACAGGGCTCGCCGCCGGTGATCACCACATGGCGCGCGGTATAAGCCTGACGCTCAATGGCCGCCAGCAGATCTTCCGGGCTCGCCGCGCCCCATTTATCGCTCTCTTTGGTTTTCGCGATAATGCTGAAAAGCGACACTTCCCGATCGGCGAGCGTCTCCCAGGTGTGTTTGGTATCGCACCAGGCACAGCCTACCGGGCATCCCTGCAAACGAATAAAAATGGCGGGCACGCCGGTAAAGTAACCCTCGCCCTGCAGGGTCTGGAACATCTCATTAATCGGGTACTGCATGATTCACTCAGATTATGACCAAAAAGTAATTATTACAGATAACCGCCGCACTATCATGTGCCATTTGCGCCTTCCTGGCCGCGCGCCGCGCCTTCACAGACCATAGCCCCTTAATTCCAGGTCATTGGCAGCCCCGCCGGGCGGCGGTTACTATGGCGGCTGACGACCCTGCGAAGACAAGGAAAAGTGAAGCAATGGTACGCACACTGACATTATTTCTTCTGACGATATCGCTGGCGCTCGCGGGTGTTGCCGCTCAGGCGCAAACCTTCCCCGTGCCGACGATGGAAAGCTTTGTTAACGATCCGGCTGACCTCCTGGCGGGCCAGGAGCACGCCGCGTTAATCACTGACGTGTCCTCAATCTATACCCGCACCCACGCGCAGACGGCGGTACTGATCGTGCCGACCTTAAAGGGCGATAACCTGGAAAGCGTCGCGACGCGCGTGTTCAATACCTGGCATCTGGGCAGCCCGCAGCGCAACGATGGCGTGCTGATACTGGTGGCCTGGGAGGATCGCAAAGTGCGCATCGAGGTGGGCCGCGGTCTGGAAACCACGCTGACCAACGCGCTGGCGAGCCAAATCATTAAAGAGCGGATGCTCCCCTGGTTCAGGGCGGGCGAACTGGCCGAAGGCATCCGACAGGGGCTTACCGGTATCGACGCGGTGCTCAGCGGCAAACCGCTGCCGCCGGCGGACTCGCCATCGTGGTTATGGTCATGGCTTAAGCCGTTCCTTTTAGGATTTTCTTACTGGGAAGGGCTGCCGTTTCTCGCCATCACGCTGGCCGTCCTGCTGATGAAGCGTAAAAAGAAAACGCTGATAACGCTCTTTTTCGGCATGTCCTGCCTGCTGACGCCTGCGCTTGCCATCACCAGCGATTATGTCCCGTGGGTTGTGCCTTTTTTGTGGCTCAGTTTTACGGCGCCGCTCATGTTGTTAGTCATGGTGGTTATCATGGCGTTCGCGTTTCCCCAGCGCCTGTTTAGCGCAGGCAACGGGACGTCATCAGGCGATAACTCGTCAGCCTGGATAGCCAATCAGAACCTTCATCACTTATCCGGCGGCGACAGTGGCAGCCATCACAGCAGCCACGACAGCGTGAGCTCCGGCGATGGCGGCTCAAGCGACGGCGGCGGCTCGTCAGATAACTGGTGAGTCCAGCGCGTCGGTAAAGCGGCGCGTAATCTGCTGCGGGCGCGTGATAGCGCCGCCCACGACCACGGCATGCGCGCCGAGCGACAGGCAGCGCGCCGCGCGCTCGGGCGTATCGACATTGCCTTCGGCGATAACCGGAAGCGCAACCGCCGCCAGCACGTCTTTTAACAACGCGAAATCGTTCTCCGGCAGGCGATGGCCGCGTGTTGGCGCGGTGTAGCCGTAGAGCGTGGTGCCGACGCAGTCGAAGCCCAGCGCTTCGGCCGCAACGGCTTCGTCGACGTCTGAAATATCCGCCATCAGTAAAACCTCAGGGAAGTTGCGCCGGATGCGCCTGACGAGCTGTTCCAGCGTCTCGCCGTCAGGACGCGCTCGCGCGGTAGCATCAAGGGCTATCATTTCAGGCGCGGCGCGCATCAGCTCCGTGACTTCACGCATCGTCGCGGTAATGAAGACTTCACTGCCGGGGTAATCCCGCTTGATGATGCCAATCACCGGTAGCGTAACCTGCTGTTTAATAGCCGCGATATCCGCCACGCTGTTGGCGCGGATCCCCGCCGCCCCGCCCTGCGCCGCCGCCAGCGCCATTCTCCCCATAATAAACGAGCTGTGCAGCGGTTCGTTTTCC
This window contains:
- the cysJ gene encoding NADPH-dependent assimilatory sulfite reductase flavoprotein subunit, which gives rise to MTTQAPPNALLPLSPEQLARLQTATHDFTPTQLAWLSGYFWGMVNQQPGAAVVQTPAAPASVITLISASQTGNARRVAEALRDDLLAAQLNVNLVNAGDYKFKQIAQEKLLVIVTSTQGEGDPPEEAVALHKFLLSKKAPKLEGAAFAVFGLGDTSYERFCQAGKDFDTRLAELGGERLLDRVDADVEYQAAAQAWRQRVVDVLKARVPKETPSQAAFTSSGAVNLVDSTPYTKEAPLTATLSVNQKITGRHSQKDVRHIEIDLGDAGLRYQPGDALGVWYQNDPALVQELLELLWLKGDETVTVDGKTLTLSEALQWHFELTVNTAAIVENYATLTRSETLLPLVGDKAKLQHYAASTPIVDMVRFAPAQLEAGQLIGLLRPLTPRLYSIASSQAEVENEVHITVGVVRFEIEGRARAGGASSYLADRLEEEGEVRVFIEHNDNFRLPAAPETPVIMIGPGTGIAPFRAFMQQREADGATGKNWLFFGNPHFTEDFLYQVEWQRYVKEGLLNRIDLAWSRDQDHKIYVQDKIREQGAELWRWIQEGAHIYVCGDANRMAKDVEQALLEVIAAYGEMDAEAADEYLSELRVERRYQRDVY
- the queD gene encoding 6-carboxytetrahydropterin synthase QueD, which produces MPTTLFKDFIFEAAHRLPHVPEGHKCGRLHGHSFMVRLEITGEVDPHTGWIIDFAELKAAFKPIYDSLDHYYLNDIPGLENPTSEVLARWIWDQMKPRMPLLSAVMIKETCTAGCVYRGE
- the queE gene encoding 7-carboxy-7-deazaguanine synthase QueE — its product is MQYPINEMFQTLQGEGYFTGVPAIFIRLQGCPVGCAWCDTKHTWETLADREVSLFSIIAKTKESDKWGAASPEDLLAAIERQAYTARHVVITGGEPCIHDLLPLTELLEAHGFSCQIETSGTHEVRCTTGTWVTVSPKVNMRGGYEVLDQALMRADEIKHPVGRVRDIEALDELLARLHDERQRVIALQPISQKEDATRLCIETCIARNWRLSMQTHKYLNIA
- a CDS encoding TPM domain-containing protein codes for the protein MVRTLTLFLLTISLALAGVAAQAQTFPVPTMESFVNDPADLLAGQEHAALITDVSSIYTRTHAQTAVLIVPTLKGDNLESVATRVFNTWHLGSPQRNDGVLILVAWEDRKVRIEVGRGLETTLTNALASQIIKERMLPWFRAGELAEGIRQGLTGIDAVLSGKPLPPADSPSWLWSWLKPFLLGFSYWEGLPFLAITLAVLLMKRKKKTLITLFFGMSCLLTPALAITSDYVPWVVPFLWLSFTAPLMLLVMVVIMAFAFPQRLFSAGNGTSSGDNSSAWIANQNLHHLSGGDSGSHHSSHDSVSSGDGGSSDGGGSSDNW
- a CDS encoding N-acetylmannosamine-6-phosphate 2-epimerase, with protein sequence MLEQIKGKLVVSCQALENEPLHSSFIMGRMALAAAQGGAAGIRANSVADIAAIKQQVTLPVIGIIKRDYPGSEVFITATMREVTELMRAAPEMIALDATARARPDGETLEQLVRRIRRNFPEVLLMADISDVDEAVAAEALGFDCVGTTLYGYTAPTRGHRLPENDFALLKDVLAAVALPVIAEGNVDTPERAARCLSLGAHAVVVGGAITRPQQITRRFTDALDSPVI